From the Gramella sp. Hel_I_59 genome, one window contains:
- a CDS encoding metallophosphoesterase yields the protein MRWLILAVIYIIVDLYAFQALRVFSKNVWVASFYFLISIVVIANLFYQFNQPNPNDGFGGGRGYAIGIFLAFFVAKIVLALVLLGEDFLRLPFAGFQKLFGSSESFSIPSRRKFISTVALGLAAIPFAGLLYGMVKGRYNFRVLRYTLYFDDLPESFDGYTISQISDVHSGSFDNKEKIQYGVDLLKEQESDLVVFTGDLVNNKASEMENWKDVFSQVNARDGVYSILGNHDYGDYTQWESPEAKKQNLQRLRDTHAEMGWKLMLNEHSLIERNGQKIALVGVENWGIGGFKKAGDLQKAGNGLSSKDFKVLLSHDPSHWEEEVKKDEKHYHLTLSGHTHGMQFGIEIPGWLKWSPVQYRYKHWAGIYEEAGRYINVNRGFGFLAYPGRIGIWPEISVIELKKGPKPA from the coding sequence ATGCGCTGGTTGATTCTTGCCGTTATCTACATTATCGTAGATCTTTACGCTTTTCAGGCTTTACGGGTATTTTCAAAGAATGTATGGGTTGCCTCGTTCTATTTCCTGATCTCGATCGTTGTGATTGCTAATCTTTTCTATCAATTTAATCAGCCTAATCCTAATGATGGTTTTGGAGGTGGCAGGGGTTACGCGATAGGTATTTTTCTTGCATTCTTTGTAGCGAAAATTGTACTTGCTTTAGTTCTGCTAGGAGAAGATTTTCTAAGACTTCCATTTGCAGGTTTTCAAAAATTATTCGGCTCTTCAGAAAGTTTTTCTATTCCATCAAGAAGAAAATTTATAAGTACAGTGGCTTTGGGCCTTGCGGCAATTCCTTTTGCTGGTTTGTTATACGGAATGGTAAAAGGTCGGTACAACTTCAGGGTGTTGCGATATACACTTTATTTCGATGACCTTCCCGAGTCTTTTGATGGTTATACCATCAGCCAGATTAGTGATGTGCATAGTGGAAGTTTCGATAATAAAGAAAAGATACAGTATGGTGTTGATCTTTTGAAAGAGCAGGAAAGTGATCTGGTGGTTTTCACCGGAGATCTTGTGAATAATAAAGCTTCGGAAATGGAGAACTGGAAAGACGTGTTCTCGCAGGTAAATGCCAGGGACGGTGTATATTCTATCCTCGGAAATCATGACTACGGAGATTATACGCAGTGGGAAAGTCCGGAAGCAAAAAAGCAGAATTTACAACGCCTAAGGGATACTCATGCAGAAATGGGCTGGAAGTTAATGCTGAACGAACACAGTCTTATCGAGAGAAACGGACAAAAGATAGCGCTGGTAGGAGTAGAGAATTGGGGAATTGGCGGATTCAAAAAAGCCGGTGATCTTCAAAAGGCCGGAAACGGACTCTCCAGTAAAGATTTTAAAGTATTACTTAGCCACGATCCGTCTCACTGGGAAGAAGAGGTTAAGAAAGATGAAAAACATTATCATTTAACGCTTAGCGGCCATACTCACGGGATGCAATTTGGGATCGAGATTCCGGGTTGGTTAAAGTGGAGTCCTGTGCAATATCGTTACAAGCACTGGGCTGGAATTTACGAAGAAGCAGGACGCTATATTAATGTAAATAGAGGATTCGGATTTCTGGCATATCCTGGTAGAATAGGAATATGGCCCGAAATTAGCGTCATCGAACTGAAAAAAGGACCTAAACCAGCTTAA
- a CDS encoding 3-hydroxybutyrate dehydrogenase, with product MNRVALITGSTSGIGKSIAIAFAEAGYDIMFHGLESNGSEIASKIGEENSVRTNFSNANLKDQEAINELIATTINEFGKIDILVNNAGIQYVSKVEEFPLDKWNDIIAINLSSVFVASRAVWPSMKNNRFGRIINISSVHGIRASEYKSAYVSAKHGVIGLTKVLGLEGAGHNITCNAICPGYVKTPLVEGQIKDQAKAHGLTEEEVVKQVMLKKQAVKEFIPEKKIAELALFLAKEDSSAITGSAYVLDGGWSAQ from the coding sequence ATGAACAGAGTAGCTTTGATAACCGGAAGTACCAGCGGAATTGGTAAGTCTATTGCTATTGCATTTGCTGAAGCTGGGTACGATATTATGTTTCATGGACTGGAATCGAACGGCTCAGAAATAGCCAGTAAAATTGGCGAAGAAAATTCAGTAAGAACAAATTTTTCCAATGCCAACCTGAAGGATCAGGAGGCTATTAATGAACTTATTGCAACAACTATAAATGAGTTTGGAAAGATCGATATACTCGTAAATAATGCCGGAATTCAATATGTTTCCAAGGTAGAGGAGTTCCCACTGGATAAATGGAATGACATCATAGCCATCAACCTGAGCTCTGTGTTTGTTGCTTCCAGAGCTGTCTGGCCTTCTATGAAAAACAATAGATTTGGCAGAATCATCAATATTTCCTCTGTACACGGCATCCGGGCTTCAGAATATAAGTCGGCTTATGTCTCTGCAAAACATGGAGTTATTGGTTTAACGAAAGTACTGGGTCTGGAAGGTGCAGGTCATAATATTACCTGTAATGCTATTTGCCCTGGTTACGTAAAAACCCCTTTGGTGGAAGGACAGATAAAGGATCAGGCGAAAGCTCATGGTCTTACCGAAGAGGAGGTAGTAAAACAGGTAATGCTTAAGAAGCAGGCTGTCAAAGAATTTATCCCTGAAAAAAAGATCGCAGAATTAGCCCTTTTTTTAGCGAAGGAAGACTCTTCAGCAATTACAGGATCAGCCTACGTGCTCGATGGTGGCTGGAGCGCACAGTAA
- a CDS encoding alpha/beta hydrolase, with protein MICKAELENGISLEYLDRGEGEVILLLHGLGSTKADWDLQKQLFSEEFRVIAPDLRGHGNSSKPRLKEDYGVQKCAEDMKLLLDRLKIADCIVVGFSMGGAIAFEMATRISDRISKMVIVNTAPDFNALGEMGEQMIAERTEMLRSQGMEAMAEKVAIGMFPEKDQEDLRTAFYSRAKKNDLDAYYNSFITLMEWGIGDKIRTIDTPTLVVASELDYTPVTLKQSYTSEMKNAKLEVINDSRHGVTMDQPENFNKALLKFFRS; from the coding sequence ATGATCTGTAAAGCAGAATTAGAAAACGGGATTAGCCTTGAATATCTTGATCGGGGAGAAGGAGAAGTAATTCTTCTTCTTCACGGATTGGGATCCACAAAGGCAGATTGGGATCTTCAGAAGCAATTATTTTCAGAAGAATTCAGAGTTATAGCGCCAGATCTTCGAGGACATGGAAACTCTTCAAAACCTAGGCTAAAAGAGGATTACGGAGTTCAGAAATGTGCAGAAGATATGAAGCTGCTGTTGGATAGATTGAAGATAGCAGATTGCATAGTAGTAGGTTTTTCAATGGGTGGTGCGATCGCTTTTGAAATGGCAACCAGAATCAGCGATAGAATTTCAAAAATGGTCATTGTAAATACCGCGCCAGATTTTAATGCGCTGGGAGAGATGGGAGAGCAAATGATCGCAGAGCGAACTGAAATGTTGAGGTCCCAGGGCATGGAAGCCATGGCAGAGAAAGTAGCTATAGGTATGTTTCCTGAAAAGGATCAGGAAGATCTGAGAACAGCTTTTTATTCGAGAGCAAAAAAGAATGATCTGGATGCTTATTACAATTCTTTTATCACACTTATGGAATGGGGAATTGGAGATAAGATCAGAACTATAGATACACCAACTTTGGTGGTTGCTTCAGAACTTGATTATACACCGGTAACTTTAAAGCAATCTTATACTTCAGAAATGAAAAATGCAAAACTGGAAGTAATCAATGATTCCAGGCATGGAGTAACCATGGATCAGCCAGAAAACTTCAATAAAGCACTTCTAAAATTTTTTAGATCATGA
- a CDS encoding TonB-dependent receptor, with amino-acid sequence MKIRLFTIMSMLFGVFAYAQTGSISGTVTDAATGEPLLGTNIVVRGTNTGATTNENGNYKLDLEPDDYTIEVFFMGYETLTRDISIAEGQNLTMDFSLNPSSSVMDEVVISANRRPQKITKAPATVNVISAKQIADFPGPNPGELAARQKGVDFVRTGVQGTGINIRGFNSAFNSKNLQIEDGRISSLVATGLPLGSFTTITKEDIERVEIILGPNAALYGPNAHNGLVNTLTKDPRTSEGLDLVVGAGNQKQFTVRGRYAMEVSDKFAFKVWAERTQGEEFDYVDSVYVGTTAYNELDLDRDFSTTKYGAATYFSLNETSDLIASYGHSNNSNLGVTNAGRNQIKDWSIDYLQLKYVSPHFYGNLYHTWSKTEDTYAINQRTQNYVSFINNGFTDEEARARSFTEQWFPIEGAPNGGISLPRGSVFEDASTRLNAEAQYNNNFGNLTYVVGAQYQKDNADSNGTYLLDEEGTIEIDQVGVYGQLEYSFEDAGVDLLFVGRYDDHELYGGNFIPKAAIVKNFDFGSFRLTYGKGIAAPSILNLSGNLFGGLVLGNGEGFTLQDGTEISELKVETIKSWEIGYKGKLFGEKTFFEANAYYNKSEDFLSPLINISATSPVATRGETPIGDVIAGSDGSFVLTYLNFGQVDTYGADLGINYFLNDKNRLSFNYSYFGYELDENDPANDANRDGQVLETDLPINTPENKFGIGYYYTGAKFFGSLYGRYVQEYDFFSGINIAAETQDLNGDGVDDVIENARNGRTWNYGPLGGFFNMDLNAGYHVNDNWTVGVSITNLFDSEVRQFVASPEIGRLFMVELKYHLPIGKN; translated from the coding sequence ATGAAGATTAGACTTTTCACCATTATGAGCATGCTGTTCGGCGTTTTTGCATACGCTCAAACGGGAAGCATTAGCGGGACAGTTACAGATGCCGCTACCGGGGAACCTTTACTGGGAACCAATATTGTAGTAAGAGGAACCAACACCGGCGCTACCACGAACGAGAATGGGAATTATAAACTGGATCTTGAACCAGATGATTATACCATTGAGGTTTTCTTTATGGGTTACGAAACTCTTACCAGGGATATTAGCATCGCTGAAGGGCAGAACTTGACCATGGATTTTAGTTTAAATCCATCATCCTCGGTAATGGATGAAGTTGTGATTTCAGCAAATAGAAGACCTCAAAAGATCACTAAAGCGCCGGCAACGGTTAATGTGATCTCTGCAAAGCAGATTGCCGACTTTCCTGGTCCCAATCCGGGTGAATTAGCCGCTAGACAAAAAGGAGTGGATTTCGTTAGAACAGGAGTGCAGGGAACCGGAATCAATATTCGAGGATTCAATTCAGCTTTCAACTCTAAAAACCTTCAGATCGAGGACGGGAGAATTTCTTCGCTGGTAGCTACAGGTTTGCCGCTTGGCTCGTTTACGACGATCACAAAGGAAGATATTGAAAGAGTCGAGATTATTTTAGGTCCTAATGCAGCTCTCTATGGTCCAAATGCTCATAACGGACTTGTAAATACACTAACCAAGGATCCAAGAACTTCTGAAGGTCTGGACCTTGTGGTTGGAGCTGGTAACCAGAAGCAGTTCACAGTTCGTGGGCGCTATGCCATGGAGGTGAGCGATAAATTTGCTTTTAAAGTCTGGGCAGAAAGAACTCAGGGAGAGGAATTTGATTATGTAGATTCAGTTTATGTGGGAACTACAGCATATAATGAACTGGATCTGGACAGAGACTTTTCGACAACAAAATATGGTGCAGCTACTTATTTCAGTCTTAATGAAACGAGTGACTTGATCGCTTCTTATGGGCACAGTAATAATTCAAACCTTGGCGTTACGAATGCTGGGAGAAACCAGATCAAGGACTGGTCTATAGATTATCTACAGTTAAAATATGTTTCACCGCATTTCTACGGAAACTTATATCACACCTGGAGTAAGACAGAGGATACCTACGCGATCAACCAGCGTACACAAAACTATGTTTCTTTTATCAATAATGGATTTACAGATGAGGAAGCTAGAGCAAGATCATTTACCGAGCAGTGGTTCCCGATTGAAGGAGCTCCAAATGGCGGAATTAGCCTTCCAAGAGGATCTGTGTTCGAGGATGCTTCTACGAGGCTGAATGCAGAAGCGCAGTATAATAACAACTTCGGAAACCTAACTTACGTGGTTGGTGCTCAATATCAGAAAGATAATGCCGATTCTAATGGTACTTATCTTTTGGATGAAGAAGGAACCATTGAAATTGATCAGGTTGGAGTTTATGGCCAGTTGGAATATAGTTTTGAAGATGCAGGAGTGGATCTTTTATTCGTTGGTAGATATGATGATCATGAACTTTATGGAGGGAATTTTATTCCGAAGGCAGCGATCGTAAAGAACTTTGACTTTGGTAGTTTCAGGCTTACTTATGGAAAGGGTATTGCGGCTCCATCGATATTAAACCTTAGCGGAAACCTTTTTGGGGGTCTTGTGCTGGGTAACGGAGAAGGTTTCACGTTACAGGATGGTACAGAAATTTCTGAGCTAAAAGTTGAAACTATAAAATCCTGGGAAATTGGATACAAAGGAAAACTGTTTGGAGAAAAGACATTTTTCGAAGCGAATGCATACTACAACAAATCGGAAGATTTCCTAAGTCCGCTAATCAACATTTCTGCGACTTCTCCGGTTGCGACCAGGGGAGAGACTCCAATTGGAGATGTGATCGCAGGTTCAGATGGTTCTTTTGTACTTACGTACCTCAACTTCGGGCAAGTGGATACTTATGGGGCAGATCTTGGAATCAACTACTTCCTTAATGATAAAAACCGACTCTCATTTAACTACTCATATTTTGGATATGAACTGGATGAGAATGATCCGGCTAACGATGCGAATAGAGATGGACAGGTGCTGGAAACAGATCTTCCTATCAACACTCCGGAAAATAAATTTGGGATTGGATATTACTATACCGGAGCTAAATTCTTTGGTTCTCTATATGGCCGTTATGTACAGGAATATGACTTCTTTTCAGGGATCAATATCGCTGCTGAAACTCAGGACCTGAATGGTGATGGAGTAGATGACGTCATCGAAAATGCGCGAAACGGTAGAACCTGGAATTATGGTCCACTAGGAGGATTCTTCAATATGGATCTTAATGCTGGTTATCACGTGAACGATAACTGGACAGTTGGAGTTTCTATAACCAATCTTTTTGATTCTGAAGTAAGACAATTTGTGGCTTCTCCGGAAATTGGTAGACTGTTTATGGTAGAGCTGAAATATCACCTGCCAATAGGAAAAAATTAA
- a CDS encoding alpha/beta hydrolase, whose amino-acid sequence MKKRILFSLFSIVLSSLSAQQTISELATYELPVKTIKINHETIAYTDEGSGDRTLVFVHGLSSNLDSWKKNLEGLTGNYRCIAIDLPGYGKSSRSKTDYSLAEYAKVLHDLVDNMKLSNVVLVGHSMGGQIAMHSVLKYPQTYQKLILIAPAGIETFTEQEASVMKSAYTPAMVVNTSDEQILANYKLNFYSFPDDAQSMVDDRIAMKEAEDFPDYAETVVSNIHAMLEEPVIDEIQNIKIPVLMIFGKNDMLIPNKYFHPSESIEGLIETSEEKFQDLEVEVIDEAGHFVNFEKAEAVNERIKIFLD is encoded by the coding sequence ATGAAAAAAAGAATATTATTTAGTCTGTTTAGTATTGTTCTAAGCTCCTTAAGTGCACAGCAAACAATTAGTGAATTAGCAACCTACGAACTTCCAGTGAAAACTATCAAAATCAATCATGAAACAATTGCCTATACCGACGAAGGTAGTGGAGACAGAACTTTAGTTTTCGTTCACGGTCTGTCCAGTAACCTGGATTCGTGGAAGAAGAACCTCGAGGGACTTACCGGGAATTACCGTTGTATAGCAATAGATCTACCGGGATATGGCAAATCTTCCCGTAGCAAAACCGATTATAGCTTAGCTGAATATGCTAAAGTTCTACATGATCTGGTTGATAATATGAAATTGTCTAATGTTGTACTTGTTGGTCATTCCATGGGTGGGCAGATCGCGATGCATTCCGTGTTAAAATATCCACAGACTTATCAAAAATTGATACTTATCGCACCAGCCGGAATAGAGACTTTTACAGAGCAGGAGGCTTCAGTCATGAAATCTGCATATACACCAGCGATGGTTGTAAATACTTCAGATGAGCAGATTCTAGCAAATTATAAGCTGAATTTTTACAGTTTTCCTGATGATGCTCAATCTATGGTAGATGATAGGATCGCTATGAAAGAGGCAGAAGACTTTCCTGATTATGCTGAAACAGTAGTCAGTAACATTCATGCAATGCTGGAGGAGCCAGTAATCGATGAGATTCAAAACATTAAAATTCCTGTGTTAATGATTTTCGGAAAGAATGATATGCTCATTCCAAACAAATATTTTCATCCTTCAGAAAGTATAGAAGGTTTGATAGAAACTTCCGAAGAAAAATTTCAGGATCTTGAAGTTGAGGTGATCGATGAAGCGGGACATTTTGTGAATTTTGAAAAAGCTGAAGCCGTTAATGAACGAATAAAGATTTTTCTAGATTAA
- a CDS encoding AMP-binding protein, which yields MNYFDWIGKWSVYTPDKKGVASVDTGASYTYKELNDLSIRLENHLRIEYSIEKGDRIAVLASHSPEYLILFIAAQRMGAILVPLNYRALVSELEYCIKDVEPSLVIFEKAYQAKTVQLREKVYFNQIEISQIFKASSRENSEAIPAEIEPEQPVFIFYTSGTTGKPKGVLYTNRMLFWNSLNTSVQLEITSADFTLNALPPYHTSGWNVLLLPMLHRGARVDFLKAFKPKKVLDYIENNSISLFLAIPTMLRMMVKHQAFQNFKAPQLKYIVVGGEDLSISIIDKWAEKGILLRQGYGLTEAGPCITSLHHHDALWKKGSIGKPNFYVDYKILNDEDREVMAGEAGELYLSGNIVTPGYWNNSAYTLEKIKDGWFQTGDIVRIDSEGFLYMVGRKNQMFISGGENIYPLEVENVLLKKNLVKEAAVIGVEDENWGEAGVAFLVGNIQKLTEEELQEKLKDYLASYKIPRHIVFLNSLPKSGIGKIDRKKLKKMYKLLQDEKKNII from the coding sequence ATGAATTATTTTGATTGGATAGGAAAATGGTCTGTCTATACTCCAGATAAGAAGGGGGTAGCATCTGTAGACACGGGTGCCTCATATACTTACAAGGAACTAAATGATCTTTCGATTCGGCTCGAAAATCACTTAAGAATCGAATATTCTATCGAAAAAGGAGATAGAATTGCAGTGCTTGCCTCACATTCCCCAGAATACCTCATACTTTTTATCGCTGCTCAAAGAATGGGAGCAATACTTGTTCCGCTTAATTACAGAGCTTTGGTTTCAGAACTGGAATACTGCATCAAGGACGTAGAACCATCACTGGTTATTTTTGAAAAGGCATATCAAGCGAAAACAGTTCAACTAAGAGAAAAAGTATATTTTAATCAGATCGAAATAAGCCAAATCTTCAAAGCTTCATCCAGAGAAAATTCAGAAGCAATCCCTGCTGAAATTGAACCTGAGCAACCGGTCTTTATCTTTTATACTTCAGGAACAACCGGAAAACCAAAAGGTGTTTTGTATACCAACCGAATGCTCTTCTGGAATAGTTTAAATACTTCAGTACAATTAGAAATAACTTCCGCAGATTTTACACTGAATGCTTTGCCGCCTTATCATACTTCCGGTTGGAATGTGTTGCTGTTACCAATGTTGCACCGTGGTGCAAGGGTAGATTTTCTGAAAGCATTCAAGCCTAAAAAGGTGCTGGATTATATTGAGAATAATTCCATAAGTCTGTTTCTTGCTATTCCCACCATGCTTAGAATGATGGTTAAACACCAGGCTTTCCAGAATTTTAAAGCACCACAGCTAAAATATATTGTTGTAGGAGGAGAAGATCTCTCCATTTCAATTATAGATAAATGGGCAGAAAAAGGAATTCTTTTACGGCAGGGCTACGGACTCACCGAAGCGGGGCCTTGTATCACCTCTCTGCATCATCATGATGCTCTATGGAAAAAAGGTTCTATCGGAAAACCAAATTTTTACGTGGACTATAAAATTTTAAATGACGAAGATCGTGAAGTAATGGCTGGCGAAGCCGGAGAGTTGTACCTGAGTGGAAATATTGTTACTCCTGGCTACTGGAACAATTCAGCTTATACTCTTGAAAAAATAAAAGATGGCTGGTTTCAAACCGGTGATATTGTAAGAATAGATTCCGAAGGTTTTCTATATATGGTAGGAAGAAAGAACCAGATGTTTATCTCGGGAGGAGAGAATATTTATCCTTTGGAGGTCGAAAACGTATTGCTGAAAAAGAATCTGGTTAAGGAGGCGGCAGTCATAGGTGTTGAAGATGAAAACTGGGGGGAAGCTGGAGTAGCTTTTCTGGTTGGAAATATTCAGAAATTAACCGAAGAAGAACTGCAGGAAAAGCTTAAAGACTATCTCGCATCTTACAAAATTCCCAGGCATATTGTATTTCTCAATTCGTTACCTAAGTCCGGGATCGGTAAAATTGACCGTAAAAAATTAAAGAAAATGTATAAGCTCCTACAAGATGAAAAAAAGAATATTATTTAG
- a CDS encoding sodium:solute symporter yields the protein MFASEIWSLYVTILLVVYALIILFFVIRGNLKTKNMDDFAIGSNGFPAWAVGLSLAASMTSAATFIINPGFIALYGFSGIISFGVVMPIAIFASLIFFTKAFQKHGSTVKALTMAQWIGKRYDSKGLTIFFAILSLLLITFIVLICVGLTQIISKSLNLEPFYVLMGLITFVFGYTMFGGANSMVYTNTVQAIIMFVVAVILLASGSEYFSNGFEGFASLLSEIDPNLTKTTNSESFLFRDYFEIIVCQIIIGIAIVCQPHIITKTLFLRSEKSINQYLTVAIGCMSIFFLVVVVGLYARLTFPDLSLDGTALKMDELVSAYVVKTFTAGIGVIIVAGLISAGLSTLEALIQSLSTTITTDLIAPLSKKENFNQVGLNKIVIIILAIVSFFLSYDQIVDPNVSVAIFAQNGVYAYFAAAFVPVLFGIYFKKVSKNAVFIASFSAVALHFIIYYGRITPYMQEPVNNPGVSAAIAVVASFIIGNSLYLISRKKT from the coding sequence ATGTTCGCTTCAGAAATCTGGTCACTTTACGTCACTATTCTTCTAGTCGTCTATGCTCTTATCATCCTCTTCTTCGTGATAAGAGGAAATCTAAAAACGAAGAATATGGATGACTTTGCAATTGGAAGTAATGGTTTTCCTGCATGGGCGGTTGGCTTAAGTCTTGCTGCTTCCATGACCAGTGCGGCAACATTCATCATAAATCCTGGCTTTATAGCTTTATATGGTTTTTCCGGAATCATATCTTTTGGGGTGGTGATGCCCATTGCAATTTTTGCTTCTCTCATATTCTTTACCAAAGCATTTCAGAAACATGGTTCTACTGTCAAAGCTTTAACTATGGCACAATGGATAGGCAAGCGGTATGATTCCAAAGGACTTACTATTTTCTTTGCGATCCTGTCTTTATTATTGATTACCTTCATAGTTCTTATTTGCGTGGGACTTACCCAGATCATATCAAAATCATTAAACCTTGAGCCTTTCTATGTTCTAATGGGGTTGATCACTTTTGTCTTTGGATATACCATGTTTGGTGGAGCCAATTCCATGGTGTATACCAATACAGTACAGGCGATTATCATGTTCGTGGTAGCAGTGATCCTTTTAGCTTCAGGATCTGAGTATTTTTCTAATGGTTTCGAAGGATTTGCGAGTCTGCTAAGTGAGATCGATCCTAATTTGACGAAAACCACAAACTCTGAAAGTTTTCTTTTCCGGGATTATTTTGAAATCATCGTCTGCCAGATCATCATTGGGATCGCCATCGTTTGTCAACCACATATTATTACAAAGACATTATTTCTTAGAAGTGAAAAGTCCATCAATCAATATCTTACCGTAGCAATTGGTTGCATGAGTATCTTCTTCCTTGTAGTAGTGGTTGGCCTTTATGCGAGACTCACTTTTCCAGATCTAAGCCTTGATGGAACAGCCTTGAAAATGGATGAATTGGTTTCGGCTTATGTAGTGAAAACTTTTACAGCGGGAATCGGTGTTATTATCGTTGCCGGTTTGATTTCAGCGGGGCTATCTACTTTAGAGGCTTTGATACAATCACTTTCCACCACGATTACGACAGATCTAATAGCACCATTAAGTAAAAAGGAGAATTTTAATCAAGTAGGATTAAATAAAATTGTGATCATTATACTGGCAATCGTGAGCTTCTTTCTAAGTTACGACCAGATCGTAGATCCAAATGTAAGTGTGGCGATTTTTGCTCAGAATGGGGTCTATGCCTATTTCGCTGCTGCCTTTGTGCCGGTGCTTTTTGGGATATATTTCAAGAAGGTTAGCAAGAATGCAGTATTCATCGCAAGTTTTTCAGCAGTAGCACTTCATTTTATTATTTACTACGGAAGGATTACCCCGTATATGCAGGAGCCGGTGAACAACCCGGGAGTTTCAGCAGCGATCGCTGTTGTCGCATCTTTTATTATTGGTAATTCTCTATATTTAATTAGTAGAAAGAAAACATGA
- a CDS encoding N(4)-(beta-N-acetylglucosaminyl)-L-asparaginase: MKRRQFLQKTGISIGALSISSSLFPQNILEPMNIKPKPVAVATWNFQNATKKAGSMLENGSSALDAVEQGVMVEEANLKNTTVGNGGAPDRDGNVTLDACIMSPDGDAGAVVYLKEIAHPVQVARKVMEETPHVMLAGEGALQFAIQQGFKKKNLLTESSEKAWKDWLEHKEYRPIINIENHDTIGMLCMDDKGDIAGACTTSGLSYKVNGRVGDSPIIGAGLFLDNEIGGAVGTGMGEAIMKSVGSFLIVELMRQGMSPQEACKEAVMRTVRKAPNHKDFQIAYVALNKAGEIGSYCIHKGFSYAKFHEGISSDNLSPSYLDS, encoded by the coding sequence ATGAAACGTCGACAATTTCTTCAGAAAACCGGGATCAGCATAGGAGCACTTAGTATAAGTTCCAGCCTTTTTCCTCAAAATATATTAGAACCTATGAACATCAAACCAAAACCTGTTGCGGTGGCAACCTGGAATTTTCAAAACGCAACCAAAAAAGCCGGGTCAATGCTGGAAAATGGTTCCAGCGCCCTGGATGCTGTGGAACAGGGAGTGATGGTAGAAGAAGCCAATTTAAAGAATACTACTGTTGGTAATGGCGGCGCGCCAGACCGGGACGGGAATGTTACTTTAGACGCTTGCATCATGTCACCAGATGGAGACGCCGGCGCAGTGGTTTACCTAAAGGAGATCGCACATCCGGTTCAGGTAGCGAGGAAAGTGATGGAAGAAACTCCGCATGTCATGCTAGCCGGTGAAGGTGCCTTACAATTTGCGATTCAACAAGGGTTTAAGAAGAAGAACCTGCTTACCGAAAGCTCGGAAAAAGCCTGGAAAGACTGGCTGGAGCATAAAGAATACAGACCTATTATAAATATTGAGAACCATGATACCATTGGGATGCTATGTATGGATGACAAAGGAGATATCGCCGGAGCCTGCACCACTTCCGGACTTTCCTATAAAGTGAATGGCCGTGTTGGTGATTCTCCTATTATTGGTGCAGGACTTTTCCTGGATAACGAAATTGGTGGAGCTGTGGGTACCGGAATGGGCGAAGCAATTATGAAAAGTGTGGGTAGTTTCCTGATCGTGGAACTAATGCGTCAGGGAATGTCTCCGCAGGAAGCCTGCAAGGAAGCGGTCATGAGAACTGTTCGCAAAGCACCAAATCATAAGGATTTCCAGATAGCGTATGTAGCACTCAACAAAGCCGGGGAAATTGGATCTTACTGTATCCACAAAGGCTTCAGTTATGCTAAGTTTCATGAAGGGATTAGCAGCGACAACCTTAGCCCCTCTTATTTGGATTCTTAG